One window of Solwaraspora sp. WMMA2056 genomic DNA carries:
- a CDS encoding alpha/beta hydrolase, with protein MDIVLVHGAGGTPSTWSGVAPLLRAAGHRVQLVTNPMNSLREDVANTAALLDATAGPVLLVGHSYGGAVITNVGRDERVAGLVYVCAFAPDEGESIQDIIGRYPPAEVSRHMRRGPDGEWFSDHSPEYWAEIGWDVPEDERASFDADSRPSSNAIFAEPTGVPAWRTTPAWYLVAAQDKTLRPDTQRDMAARAGATVAEITGSHFTPRVWPREVADLVERAAASLAGAPR; from the coding sequence ATGGATATTGTGCTGGTGCACGGTGCCGGCGGCACCCCGAGCACCTGGTCCGGCGTCGCACCGCTGCTGCGCGCCGCCGGCCACCGGGTGCAGCTGGTCACCAATCCGATGAACTCGCTGCGGGAGGACGTGGCCAACACCGCCGCCCTTCTCGACGCCACCGCCGGGCCGGTGCTGCTGGTCGGCCACTCCTACGGCGGCGCGGTGATCACCAACGTCGGCCGGGACGAGCGGGTGGCCGGGCTCGTCTACGTCTGCGCGTTCGCCCCCGACGAAGGCGAATCCATCCAGGACATCATCGGCCGGTATCCGCCGGCCGAGGTCAGCCGGCACATGCGGCGTGGACCCGACGGCGAATGGTTCTCCGACCACAGCCCCGAGTACTGGGCCGAGATCGGCTGGGATGTGCCCGAGGACGAACGGGCCAGCTTCGACGCCGACTCGCGGCCCAGCTCCAACGCGATCTTCGCCGAGCCCACCGGGGTGCCCGCCTGGCGCACCACGCCGGCCTGGTACCTGGTCGCCGCGCAGGACAAGACGCTGCGTCCGGACACCCAACGGGACATGGCGGCCCGCGCCGGCGCCACCGTCGCCGAGATCACCGGCAGCCACTTCACCCCCCGGGTCTGGCCCCGCGAGGTGGCCGACCTGGTGGAGCGGGCCGCCGCCAGCCTCGCCGGAGCGCCCCGGTGA
- a CDS encoding creatininase family protein, translating to MSDQSHTDLDRAALAAELGGPGTPVAWADLTWPEAGQTATTVDAVIVPVGATEQHGPHLPLAVDTLICDAVAREVSALTGVPVVPPIGYGVSASHGDFAGTIALRPETLIAVVEDVIDSLHASGVRQFILLNGHIWNAGSLDVSAEKLRVRHRDARVRALAYVTMYPGPEVDGHVYYGRGLMHANYFETSVMLHLHPDLVQMAKATSHRDVDSFWDYRMDQVSDTGVWGRDVADATAEHGRAEFDRCVATTARAVAAAVREPWPDPTHRP from the coding sequence GTGTCCGACCAGTCCCACACCGACCTCGACCGGGCGGCGCTCGCCGCCGAACTCGGCGGCCCCGGCACCCCGGTTGCCTGGGCCGACCTGACCTGGCCGGAGGCCGGCCAGACGGCGACCACGGTCGATGCGGTGATCGTCCCGGTCGGTGCCACCGAACAGCACGGCCCGCACCTGCCGCTCGCCGTCGACACGCTGATCTGCGACGCGGTCGCCCGCGAGGTCTCCGCGCTCACCGGCGTACCCGTGGTGCCGCCGATCGGCTACGGCGTCTCCGCCTCACACGGCGACTTCGCCGGCACCATCGCGCTACGCCCGGAAACCCTCATCGCCGTCGTCGAAGACGTCATCGACTCGCTGCACGCCAGCGGTGTCCGGCAGTTCATCCTGCTCAACGGGCACATCTGGAACGCCGGCTCGCTCGACGTCTCGGCCGAGAAGCTGCGGGTACGCCACCGCGACGCCCGGGTGCGGGCCCTGGCCTACGTGACCATGTACCCCGGGCCGGAGGTCGACGGGCACGTCTACTACGGCCGCGGCCTGATGCACGCCAACTACTTCGAGACCTCGGTGATGCTGCACCTGCACCCGGACCTGGTCCAGATGGCGAAGGCCACCTCGCACCGCGACGTCGACTCCTTCTGGGACTACCGGATGGACCAGGTCAGCGACACCGGCGTGTGGGGCCGCGACGTCGCCGACGCCACCGCCGAGCACGGCCGCGCCGAGTTCGACCGCTGCGTGGCCACCACCGCCCGGGCCGTCGCCGCCGCCGTCCGGGAACCCTGGCCCGACCCCACCCACCGGCCCTGA
- a CDS encoding gamma-glutamyltransferase, with the protein MPTEIAIAAPHPSALDAAADVVAAGGGVVDAALAAAAALTVAYPHQCSAGGDLIALVRTPDDQVRAVLSVGAAAVGIDVAALRATADRMPPGGPLTVTVPGVVAGWAALADLGGQLPLARVLAPAVELAAGGVPVSPGLAAAILRRLDVVRADPGLAALLLDGDGTPLPTGSVLRQPALARTLGTVGADWRDYYQGELAEALAAGLAALGSPLTAADLAGHAAEITDPLRYAAAGSEVTWSVAPPPSQGATLLAMLSGATADTATATAATTTAPANHLSAALTTARTAEQRRDALLGDPRTGPIDLDGLLLRTGTPTGPTPPTGPKPAGDTVAVTAVGSDGTAVTLIQSVFQTFGAGICEPGTGLVLHNRGSVFSLDPAHPGRLRPGARPPHTLCPAIATGPDRVLALGCQGGRAQPWILAQVAADALTTTDPAGLLARPRWVIGARDVGQDRPSLLLEPDTPDTDALRATAADLDLQVVQLPQRHDDAGHVQLARLTPAGLDAASDPRADGAARVLRGG; encoded by the coding sequence ATGCCGACCGAGATCGCGATCGCCGCACCACACCCGTCCGCGTTGGACGCCGCCGCCGACGTGGTGGCCGCCGGAGGCGGCGTCGTCGACGCCGCCCTCGCCGCCGCTGCCGCGCTCACCGTCGCCTACCCGCACCAGTGCTCGGCCGGCGGTGACCTGATCGCGCTGGTCCGTACCCCCGACGACCAGGTCCGGGCGGTGCTGTCGGTCGGTGCGGCCGCCGTCGGCATCGACGTCGCGGCGCTGCGTGCCACCGCCGACCGGATGCCGCCGGGCGGGCCGCTGACCGTCACCGTGCCCGGCGTCGTCGCCGGCTGGGCAGCGCTGGCCGACCTCGGCGGCCAGCTGCCGCTGGCCCGGGTGCTGGCACCGGCGGTGGAGCTGGCCGCCGGCGGCGTACCGGTCAGCCCCGGCCTGGCTGCGGCGATCCTGCGCCGCCTCGACGTGGTCCGCGCCGATCCCGGCCTCGCGGCGCTGCTGCTCGACGGCGACGGTACGCCGCTGCCGACCGGGTCGGTGCTGCGTCAGCCGGCGCTGGCCCGCACCCTCGGCACGGTCGGTGCCGACTGGCGCGACTACTACCAGGGCGAACTCGCCGAGGCGCTGGCCGCCGGGCTGGCCGCCCTCGGAAGCCCGTTGACCGCCGCCGACCTCGCCGGCCACGCCGCCGAGATCACCGACCCACTGCGGTACGCCGCCGCCGGCTCCGAGGTGACCTGGTCTGTCGCCCCGCCGCCCAGCCAGGGGGCCACCCTGCTTGCCATGCTCTCCGGAGCAACCGCCGACACTGCTACTGCCACCGCAGCGACCACCACCGCCCCCGCCAACCACCTGTCGGCCGCGCTGACCACCGCCCGGACCGCCGAGCAGCGGCGCGACGCCCTGCTCGGCGACCCTCGGACCGGCCCGATCGACCTCGACGGACTGCTGCTGCGCACCGGCACCCCCACCGGACCGACCCCGCCGACCGGTCCGAAACCTGCCGGGGACACCGTCGCCGTCACCGCCGTCGGCAGCGACGGCACCGCCGTCACCCTGATCCAGAGCGTGTTCCAGACCTTCGGTGCCGGCATCTGCGAACCCGGCACCGGCCTGGTGCTGCACAACCGGGGGTCGGTGTTTAGCCTCGACCCGGCCCACCCCGGCCGGCTGCGCCCCGGTGCCCGCCCACCGCACACCCTCTGCCCGGCGATCGCCACCGGCCCGGACCGGGTGCTCGCGCTGGGCTGCCAGGGTGGCCGGGCTCAGCCGTGGATCCTTGCCCAGGTCGCCGCCGACGCGTTGACCACCACCGACCCGGCCGGGCTGCTGGCCCGCCCCCGGTGGGTGATCGGTGCCCGCGACGTCGGCCAGGACCGGCCCAGCCTGCTGCTGGAGCCGGACACCCCGGACACCGACGCGCTGCGCGCCACCGCCGCCGACCTCGACCTGCAGGTGGTCCAGTTGCCGCAGCGTCACGACGACGCCGGGCACGTGCAACTGGCCCGGCTCACCCCGGCCGGCCTCGACGCCGCCAGCGACCCCCGCGCCGACGGCGCCGCCCGGGTGCTGCGAGGCGGCTGA
- a CDS encoding FAD-dependent oxidoreductase, protein MDSADAAAVLAAPYRLGPVGLRSRIVKAPTSTGAADAAGFAQPWHRDHYGRVGRGAALTIVEFTAIDDDTARGFPGHLSIASDDHAAALAAVAERIAAAGAVPGLQIAHAGRQRTLPGEAVAASEVPWPTIERRLGLRPRSITVDEIAEVVAGFARAADRAARAGFRVVEIQAANGYLLAGFLSPHTNRRTDGYGGDPARRRRILLEVVARCRAALPPEVALTVRLSDRDHEPGGQDLAETAALVRTLAAAGQVDAVHVSSGNHETRVRQVPPAAVPPGAAWRSAGDLRRYGLPVIACGGVTDPVQAATLIRDGAADLVALGRAFLADPDWAGKALAGTADRIRPCVRGNDGCHARAALVGRPVACTVNPALSRPDRTAPRRSTVDLPVPVAGAGVPPVLVAGAGPAGLEAAHALAERGHRVRLYTGGRLGGALRDAVDTGVHDSFAPYLRWLTARLAASDVEVVDAPLHPGELGGEWAGLVVATGSDQRVLPGAVPALDVLRGTVPPPSDGPVVVIGAGRTGTSTAAALARRGADVTLIGDTTRVLDTEPPDDPPTWTDLLADLGVRLVLGGRARIIEERQVQVNGETVPAGLIVAAVGREPRNDLYDDATAVAAGRPVLRCGDALRPARLHDAVHAGADTARTLHDALTIRQVTS, encoded by the coding sequence ATGGACTCCGCCGACGCGGCGGCGGTGCTCGCCGCCCCGTACCGACTCGGGCCGGTCGGGCTGCGGTCCCGGATCGTCAAGGCGCCCACCTCGACCGGCGCGGCCGACGCCGCCGGGTTCGCCCAGCCGTGGCACCGGGACCACTACGGGCGGGTCGGCCGGGGTGCCGCGTTGACCATCGTGGAGTTCACCGCGATCGACGACGACACCGCCCGCGGCTTCCCCGGCCATCTCAGCATCGCCAGCGACGACCACGCCGCCGCGCTCGCCGCCGTCGCCGAGCGGATCGCCGCCGCCGGAGCGGTGCCCGGTCTGCAGATCGCCCACGCCGGCCGGCAACGCACCCTGCCCGGCGAAGCCGTCGCCGCCTCGGAGGTGCCCTGGCCGACCATCGAACGCCGCCTCGGGCTGCGCCCACGCTCCATCACCGTCGACGAGATCGCCGAGGTCGTCGCCGGGTTCGCCCGGGCCGCCGACCGCGCCGCCCGGGCCGGGTTCCGGGTCGTGGAGATCCAGGCCGCCAACGGCTACCTGCTCGCCGGGTTCCTGTCGCCGCACACCAACCGCCGTACCGACGGCTACGGCGGCGACCCGGCCCGGCGACGCCGCATCCTGCTGGAGGTCGTCGCCCGCTGCCGGGCCGCGTTGCCCCCCGAGGTGGCGCTCACCGTACGGCTGTCCGACCGCGACCACGAGCCCGGCGGCCAGGACCTCGCCGAGACCGCCGCCCTGGTGCGCACCCTGGCCGCCGCCGGCCAGGTCGACGCCGTGCACGTCTCGTCCGGCAACCACGAGACCCGGGTACGGCAGGTGCCGCCGGCCGCCGTACCGCCCGGTGCCGCCTGGCGGTCGGCCGGTGACCTGCGCCGGTACGGACTGCCCGTCATCGCCTGCGGTGGGGTGACCGACCCGGTGCAGGCCGCCACCCTGATCCGCGACGGCGCCGCCGACCTGGTCGCGCTCGGCCGGGCCTTCCTCGCCGACCCCGACTGGGCCGGGAAAGCCCTGGCCGGCACCGCCGACCGGATCCGTCCGTGCGTACGCGGCAACGACGGCTGCCACGCCCGCGCCGCCCTGGTCGGCCGTCCGGTCGCCTGCACCGTCAACCCGGCGCTGAGTCGACCGGATCGCACCGCGCCGCGCCGGTCCACGGTGGATCTTCCAGTGCCCGTCGCCGGTGCCGGTGTGCCGCCGGTGCTCGTCGCCGGCGCCGGTCCGGCCGGCCTGGAAGCCGCCCACGCACTCGCCGAGCGTGGCCACCGGGTCCGCCTGTACACCGGCGGCCGACTCGGCGGTGCGCTGCGCGACGCCGTGGACACCGGCGTGCACGACAGTTTCGCCCCGTACCTGCGCTGGTTGACGGCCCGGCTGGCGGCCAGCGACGTCGAGGTCGTCGACGCCCCGCTGCACCCCGGTGAGCTGGGCGGGGAGTGGGCCGGGTTGGTGGTCGCCACCGGCAGCGACCAGCGGGTGCTGCCCGGTGCCGTACCCGCGCTCGACGTGCTGCGCGGCACTGTGCCGCCGCCGTCCGACGGCCCGGTGGTGGTGATCGGTGCCGGCCGGACCGGCACCAGCACCGCCGCCGCGTTGGCCCGCCGGGGTGCCGACGTCACCCTGATCGGCGACACCACCCGGGTGCTCGACACCGAACCCCCCGACGACCCGCCGACCTGGACCGATCTGCTCGCCGACCTCGGCGTCCGGCTCGTCCTCGGCGGCCGGGCCAGGATCATCGAGGAACGGCAGGTGCAGGTGAACGGCGAGACGGTGCCGGCTGGACTGATCGTCGCGGCGGTCGGCCGCGAGCCCCGCAACGACCTGTACGACGATGCTACGGCGGTCGCCGCCGGCCGACCGGTGCTGCGCTGCGGCGACGCGCTGCGCCCGGCACGGCTGCACGACGCGGTGCACGCCGGGGCGGACACCGCCCGTACCCTGCACGACGCGCTCACCATCCGGCAGGTGACATCGTGA
- a CDS encoding cyclase family protein translates to MKIYDITLPIHPKMLHWGRKPEVEIVESLANGDASNVTRWRLGAHTGTHVDAPAHFVDGATPIDEVALETLVGPAVVADLTGVDGDVTVDDLVAAGVSGASRVLLKTSNSAGPLRETERAESWVGLSPEAARWLIDQQVALIGIDYLTIESHRRTDTWDAHHALLGSGVIILENADLDAVPPGEYELVCLPTKLVGADGAFARTILIQRD, encoded by the coding sequence GTGAAGATCTACGACATCACCCTGCCGATCCACCCGAAGATGCTGCACTGGGGCCGCAAACCCGAGGTGGAGATCGTCGAGTCGCTGGCCAACGGCGACGCCTCCAACGTCACCCGGTGGCGGCTCGGCGCACACACCGGCACCCACGTCGACGCCCCCGCGCACTTCGTCGACGGTGCCACCCCGATCGACGAGGTCGCCCTGGAGACCCTGGTCGGCCCGGCGGTCGTCGCCGACCTGACCGGTGTCGACGGTGACGTGACCGTCGACGACCTGGTCGCCGCCGGCGTCTCCGGGGCGTCGCGGGTGCTGCTCAAGACCAGCAACTCGGCCGGCCCGCTGCGCGAGACCGAACGTGCCGAGTCCTGGGTCGGGCTCTCCCCGGAAGCCGCCCGTTGGCTGATCGACCAGCAGGTCGCGCTGATCGGCATCGACTACCTGACCATCGAGAGCCACCGGCGCACCGACACCTGGGACGCCCACCACGCGCTGCTCGGCTCCGGCGTGATCATCCTGGAGAACGCCGACCTCGACGCCGTGCCACCGGGGGAGTACGAACTGGTCTGCCTGCCCACCAAACTGGTCGGCGCCGACGGGGCGTTCGCCCGTACCATCCTGATCCAGCGCGACTGA
- a CDS encoding amidohydrolase family protein, with the protein MTGGDLLVVGDVHTMDPAGPRAEAVAVRAGRIVAVGDLRAVRDAVPTGTPQLAPPGGVVLPGFVDSHVHLIWAGRAAARVGLDDATSVRDICDRITRYARRYPTRRWIEADAGFDPGDLAEHRLPSAAELEAAAPGRPVLLDRKGHDGIANLTALRLAGITAATPDPPGGRIDRYADGSPTGLLVEHPAVALVRAVIPEPDQRTRIDWITAGQAQLLAHGITTAVDPALPAAELAAYAAAGRSGALRLRTVAMPLGGDDVDDAQVRRTLDELDLDRVAPGLLRAGPTKLFLDGGGSLGTALRSSPWPGTDGYHGNQSLRTETVRAHCAAAAAHGRGVGVHAVGDAAIDLTLSVFAEVAAGTPIAGLGFHLIHAYLGPGPAAMATARRLGVPVSAHPALQWAFGLNLIERLGEPAAAAANPLRTWLDAGVTVGGGSDGPGPPMSVLHGIWQARTRRVRGRDEPLGPDQAVTAAEALALFTTGAAQVAGSPQAGWGGGVLRVGEPADLTVLDVDPLTPDADALLAGTVLATVVAGEVRYTVE; encoded by the coding sequence GTGACCGGCGGTGACCTGCTGGTCGTCGGCGACGTGCACACGATGGACCCGGCCGGCCCGCGCGCCGAAGCCGTGGCGGTGCGCGCCGGCCGGATCGTCGCCGTCGGTGACCTGCGCGCCGTCCGCGATGCCGTCCCCACTGGTACGCCGCAGCTCGCCCCGCCCGGCGGGGTCGTGCTGCCCGGCTTCGTCGACAGTCACGTGCACCTGATCTGGGCCGGCCGGGCCGCCGCCCGCGTCGGCCTGGACGACGCGACCAGCGTCCGCGACATCTGCGACCGGATCACCCGGTACGCCCGCCGGTACCCCACCCGCCGGTGGATCGAGGCCGACGCCGGCTTCGACCCCGGTGACCTGGCCGAACACCGCCTGCCGTCGGCAGCCGAGTTGGAAGCCGCCGCCCCGGGTCGGCCGGTGCTGCTGGACCGCAAGGGCCACGACGGCATCGCCAACCTGACCGCGTTGCGGCTGGCCGGGATCACCGCCGCCACCCCGGACCCGCCGGGCGGGCGGATCGACCGGTATGCCGACGGCAGCCCGACCGGGCTGCTCGTCGAGCATCCGGCGGTCGCCCTGGTCCGTGCGGTGATCCCGGAGCCGGATCAGCGGACGAGGATCGACTGGATCACCGCCGGACAGGCGCAACTGCTCGCCCACGGCATCACCACCGCCGTCGACCCGGCGCTGCCGGCCGCCGAACTGGCCGCGTACGCCGCCGCCGGGCGGTCCGGCGCGTTGCGGCTGCGCACCGTCGCGATGCCGCTGGGCGGCGACGACGTGGACGACGCGCAGGTACGGCGTACCCTCGATGAACTTGATCTTGACAGGGTCGCACCCGGGCTGTTGCGCGCCGGGCCGACGAAGCTCTTCCTCGACGGCGGCGGCTCGCTCGGCACCGCACTGCGCTCGTCGCCCTGGCCGGGCACCGACGGCTACCACGGCAACCAGAGTCTGCGCACCGAGACGGTGCGGGCGCACTGCGCCGCTGCGGCGGCGCACGGTCGGGGCGTCGGCGTGCACGCCGTCGGCGACGCCGCGATCGACCTGACCCTGTCGGTCTTCGCCGAGGTCGCGGCCGGTACGCCGATCGCCGGCCTGGGCTTCCACCTGATCCACGCCTACCTCGGGCCGGGGCCGGCGGCGATGGCGACCGCCCGGCGACTCGGCGTGCCGGTGTCGGCGCACCCGGCGCTGCAGTGGGCGTTCGGGCTCAACCTGATCGAGCGGCTCGGCGAGCCGGCGGCGGCCGCCGCGAACCCGCTGCGAACCTGGCTGGACGCTGGCGTGACGGTCGGTGGCGGCTCCGACGGGCCGGGACCGCCGATGTCGGTGCTGCACGGCATCTGGCAGGCCCGCACCCGTCGGGTCCGGGGCCGCGACGAGCCGCTCGGGCCGGATCAGGCGGTCACCGCCGCCGAGGCGCTGGCACTGTTCACTACCGGCGCGGCGCAGGTGGCGGGCAGTCCGCAGGCCGGCTGGGGCGGTGGCGTGCTGCGGGTCGGCGAGCCGGCGGACCTGACCGTGCTCGACGTCGATCCGCTCACCCCGGACGCCGACGCGCTGCTCGCCGGCACCGTCCTGGCCACCGTGGTCGCCGGCGAGGTCCGCTACACGGTGGAGTGA
- a CDS encoding ABC transporter ATP-binding protein, with product MTSAPAAPAPPVLSVRGLRVEFDVPAGRLPAVAGVDLDLYAGEILALVGESGSGKSALAMSLVGLNRAPGTHISGEVDFNGCNLATASEATLRQVRGRDVSVVFQDALAALNPLQRAGAQVAEMIRTHQRVSRAQAWRRAEELLADVGIANPARNARAYPHQLSGGMRQRVMIAIGLANDPTVLIADEPTTALDVTIQAQVLATLKRLQAEHGTSIVLITHDLGVVAEVADRVAVMYGGRIVEQGTRDQVLYQPQHPYTMGLLDSVPRVDGPVADALPAIPGSPLTGVTRPPGCGFAPRCALHHDGCDTAPPELIRRYGDAGHLDACLLDAAARHAARSPARVGGQP from the coding sequence GTGACCTCCGCCCCGGCGGCCCCGGCACCGCCCGTACTGTCCGTACGCGGGCTGCGGGTCGAGTTCGACGTGCCCGCCGGACGGCTGCCTGCCGTCGCCGGCGTCGACCTCGACCTGTACGCCGGGGAGATCCTCGCCCTGGTCGGCGAGTCCGGTTCCGGCAAGTCCGCCCTGGCGATGAGCCTGGTCGGGCTCAACCGCGCACCGGGCACCCACATCAGCGGCGAGGTCGACTTCAACGGGTGCAACCTCGCCACCGCCAGCGAGGCCACCCTGCGCCAGGTCCGGGGCAGGGACGTCTCGGTGGTGTTCCAGGACGCCCTCGCCGCGCTCAACCCGCTGCAACGCGCCGGTGCCCAGGTCGCCGAGATGATCCGCACCCACCAGCGGGTCAGCCGGGCGCAGGCCTGGCGGCGGGCCGAGGAACTGCTCGCCGACGTCGGTATCGCCAACCCGGCCCGTAACGCCCGCGCCTACCCGCACCAGCTTTCCGGCGGGATGCGGCAACGCGTCATGATCGCCATCGGGCTGGCCAACGACCCGACCGTGCTCATCGCCGACGAGCCGACCACCGCCCTGGACGTGACCATCCAGGCCCAGGTGCTGGCCACCCTCAAACGGCTGCAGGCCGAGCACGGCACCTCGATCGTGCTGATCACCCACGACCTGGGGGTGGTCGCCGAGGTGGCCGACCGGGTGGCCGTCATGTACGGCGGCCGCATCGTCGAACAGGGCACCCGCGACCAGGTGCTGTACCAGCCGCAACACCCGTACACGATGGGCCTGCTGGACTCGGTGCCCCGGGTCGACGGTCCGGTCGCCGACGCGTTGCCAGCCATCCCCGGCAGCCCGCTCACCGGCGTCACCCGCCCGCCGGGCTGCGGCTTCGCCCCGCGCTGCGCGCTGCACCACGACGGCTGCGACACCGCGCCACCCGAGCTGATCCGCCGGTACGGCGACGCCGGCCACCTCGACGCCTGCCTGCTCGACGCGGCAGCCCGCCACGCCGCCCGTAGCCCCGCACGAGTCGGAGGTCAGCCGTGA
- a CDS encoding amidohydrolase family protein, whose amino-acid sequence MIIDAYNTTQDVRGRSDYLTGARPGQAPPPYTPFDPRRILDRMDAAGVDMAMVCSLAQRIENDFIIGLTKAYPDRLFGFGQVRPADDDALDEIARIADAGLKGLKLHPSMHGYHVADHGLLDPVFAACAEHGLMVLINALDDAFCAPLAIEEIAKGHPQVPTIIAHMGAVWNVPEAIIVAERNPHIYLETSATLISDVRRAYARLGPEQILLGSEWPGSDFDLERMKIAKAIPDAADRALVEGGNMAKLLGISA is encoded by the coding sequence ATGATCATCGACGCGTACAACACCACCCAGGACGTACGGGGCCGGTCCGACTACCTCACCGGTGCCCGTCCCGGCCAGGCCCCGCCGCCGTACACACCGTTCGACCCGCGCCGCATCCTGGACCGGATGGACGCCGCCGGGGTGGACATGGCGATGGTCTGCTCGCTGGCCCAGCGGATCGAGAACGACTTCATCATCGGCCTGACGAAGGCGTACCCCGACCGGCTGTTCGGGTTCGGGCAGGTCCGCCCGGCCGACGACGACGCGCTCGACGAGATCGCCCGGATCGCCGACGCCGGCCTCAAGGGCCTCAAACTGCATCCGAGCATGCACGGCTACCACGTCGCCGACCACGGTCTGCTCGACCCGGTCTTCGCCGCCTGCGCCGAACACGGTCTGATGGTGCTGATCAACGCGCTCGACGACGCGTTCTGCGCACCCCTGGCGATCGAGGAGATCGCCAAGGGCCACCCGCAGGTGCCGACGATCATCGCCCACATGGGCGCGGTGTGGAACGTCCCGGAGGCGATCATCGTCGCCGAACGCAACCCGCACATCTACCTGGAGACCTCGGCGACGCTGATCAGCGACGTCCGGCGCGCGTACGCCCGGCTCGGCCCGGAGCAGATCCTGCTCGGCAGCGAGTGGCCCGGCTCCGACTTCGACCTGGAACGGATGAAGATCGCCAAGGCGATCCCGGACGCGGCCGACCGGGCCCTGGTCGAGGGCGGCAACATGGCGAAACTCCTCGGGATCTCCGCGTGA
- a CDS encoding oligopeptide/dipeptide ABC transporter ATP-binding protein: MTGVPLIQLTGLRVEYPGRGGDPVRAVRDVDLEIRSGETLGLVGESGCGKSTLGRAILRITEPTAGSIRLLGKEITGLRGTVFRQTRADLQMVFQDPFSSLNPRRRIADSVAEPLLRGRGMSRAQARRTVDDLLDLVGLGRDAGRRRPHEFSGGQRQRIGIARALAPSPRFIVADEPVSALDVSIQAQVVNLLADLTRERGLTMLFISHDLGVVRHIADRIAVMYLGQIIEVADRDAFFAGPAHPYSEALLSAVPTLDRTGGRERIVLAGELPDPAHPPAGCLFHTRCRYAVDRCRSEPPALRPIAADRTVRCHLPLVPADIPAPSTVTTGGAPR, translated from the coding sequence GTGACCGGTGTGCCGCTGATCCAGCTGACCGGCCTGCGGGTGGAGTACCCCGGGCGCGGCGGGGACCCGGTCCGCGCCGTGCGCGACGTCGACCTGGAGATCCGGTCGGGGGAGACCCTCGGCCTGGTCGGCGAGTCCGGCTGCGGCAAGTCCACCCTCGGCCGGGCCATCCTGCGGATCACCGAACCCACCGCCGGCAGCATCCGACTGCTCGGCAAGGAGATCACCGGCCTGCGCGGCACGGTGTTCCGGCAGACCCGCGCCGACCTGCAGATGGTGTTCCAGGATCCGTTCAGCTCGTTGAACCCCCGGCGGCGGATCGCCGACAGCGTCGCCGAGCCGCTGCTGCGCGGCCGGGGCATGAGCCGGGCCCAGGCCCGCCGTACCGTTGACGACCTGCTCGACCTCGTCGGGCTGGGCCGCGACGCCGGCCGGCGCCGGCCGCACGAGTTCTCCGGCGGGCAGCGGCAACGGATCGGCATCGCCCGCGCGCTCGCCCCGTCCCCCCGGTTCATCGTCGCCGACGAGCCGGTCTCCGCCCTCGACGTCTCCATCCAGGCCCAGGTGGTCAACCTGCTCGCCGACCTGACCCGCGAGCGCGGCCTGACCATGCTGTTCATCTCGCACGACCTGGGCGTGGTGCGGCACATCGCCGATCGGATCGCCGTCATGTACCTCGGCCAGATCATCGAGGTCGCCGACCGCGACGCGTTCTTCGCCGGCCCGGCGCACCCGTACAGCGAGGCACTGCTGTCGGCCGTACCGACGCTGGACCGCACCGGCGGGCGGGAGCGGATCGTGCTCGCCGGCGAGCTGCCCGATCCTGCGCATCCGCCGGCCGGCTGCCTGTTCCACACCAGATGCCGGTACGCCGTCGACCGCTGCCGCAGCGAACCCCCCGCGTTGCGGCCCATCGCCGCGGACCGCACGGTCCGCTGCCATCTGCCCCTGGTGCCGGCCGACATCCCGGCACCATCGACCGTCACCACCGGAGGCGCACCACGATGA